One Mycolicibacter sp. MU0083 DNA window includes the following coding sequences:
- a CDS encoding COX15/CtaA family protein, with protein MRLVDLLPEPGLRTQRWLAAAVVFTQGFISVTGAIVRVTASGLGCPTWPQCFPGSYVPVAVSEVPRIHQAIEFGNRMVTFAVVITAACAVLAVIRARRRTEVLVYAWLMPGSTVLQAVIGGITVRTGLAWWTVAVHLLVSMLMVWLAVQFHAKVGEPDDESAVVIDRVPAPLRGLTALCAATLAAVLVTGTLVTGAGPHAGDKSATRTVARLKVEVATLAHLHESLLIAFLGLLVGLCFALAAVRAAKVVIRRLALVIALTFAQGVIGVVQYFTGVPAVLVILHVAGAVLVTGATAALWASLRERTQPQTL; from the coding sequence ATGCGCCTGGTCGACCTGCTGCCCGAGCCGGGTCTGCGCACCCAGCGCTGGCTGGCGGCCGCGGTCGTGTTCACCCAGGGATTCATCTCGGTCACCGGGGCGATCGTCCGGGTCACCGCATCGGGGTTGGGGTGTCCGACCTGGCCGCAGTGCTTCCCGGGCAGCTACGTCCCGGTGGCCGTCTCCGAAGTCCCGCGGATCCATCAGGCCATCGAATTCGGCAACCGGATGGTCACCTTCGCGGTGGTCATCACCGCGGCCTGCGCCGTACTCGCGGTGATCCGGGCCCGGCGACGCACCGAGGTGCTGGTCTACGCCTGGCTGATGCCCGGTTCCACGGTGCTGCAGGCGGTGATCGGCGGTATCACGGTGCGCACCGGGCTGGCGTGGTGGACCGTGGCGGTGCACCTGCTGGTGTCCATGCTGATGGTGTGGCTGGCGGTGCAGTTCCACGCGAAAGTCGGTGAACCCGACGACGAATCGGCCGTGGTGATCGACCGGGTGCCTGCGCCGCTGCGCGGGTTGACCGCGCTGTGTGCGGCCACCCTGGCCGCGGTGCTGGTGACCGGCACCCTGGTGACCGGCGCCGGCCCGCATGCCGGAGACAAGAGCGCGACCCGCACGGTGGCCCGGCTCAAGGTGGAAGTCGCCACACTCGCCCACCTGCACGAGTCCCTGCTGATCGCCTTCCTGGGGCTGCTGGTGGGCCTGTGCTTCGCCCTGGCTGCCGTCCGGGCGGCCAAGGTCGTGATCCGCCGACTGGCGCTGGTGATCGCCCTGACGTTCGCCCAGGGCGTGATCGGCGTCGTCCAATACTTCACCGGCGTACCGGCGGTGCTGGTGATCCTGCACGTCGCGGGCGCGGTGCTGGTCACCGGGGCGACCGCGGCGCTATGGGCGTCGCTGCGCGAGCGGACCCAGCCCCAGACGCTCTAG
- a CDS encoding helix-turn-helix transcriptional regulator, translating into MADTQPAGDLAGGHDTRHAVVRLLMESGSITAGEIGARLGLSAAGVRRHLDALIEMGDAEAHAAASWQQVGRGRPAKRFQLTDAGRSKLGHRYDDLAVAAMRQLREIGGEDAVVAFARKRIDTILAKVAQAATVTDDDADLEATAERIAGALSEAGYAATTARVDGGVPGVQILQHHCPVANVAKEFPELCRAERQAMAEVLGTHVQRLATIADGGYVCTTHVPLTNRSIKAAKAGKSAAVGAVKKQQ; encoded by the coding sequence ATGGCAGACACCCAGCCGGCGGGCGACCTCGCCGGCGGTCACGACACCCGGCACGCGGTGGTGCGGTTGCTGATGGAATCCGGATCGATCACCGCCGGGGAGATAGGCGCCAGGCTGGGGCTGTCGGCGGCCGGGGTGCGACGACACCTCGACGCCCTGATCGAGATGGGGGACGCCGAGGCACATGCGGCGGCCTCCTGGCAGCAGGTCGGCCGCGGTCGGCCGGCGAAACGGTTCCAACTCACCGACGCGGGCCGGAGCAAGCTGGGCCACCGCTACGACGACCTCGCGGTGGCGGCCATGCGCCAACTCCGCGAGATCGGCGGCGAGGACGCGGTCGTCGCGTTCGCCCGCAAGCGCATCGACACCATCCTGGCCAAGGTGGCGCAGGCCGCCACCGTGACCGATGACGATGCAGACCTCGAGGCCACCGCCGAGCGCATCGCCGGTGCGCTGTCGGAGGCCGGCTACGCCGCCACCACCGCCCGGGTCGACGGCGGTGTACCGGGAGTGCAGATCCTGCAGCATCACTGCCCGGTCGCCAACGTCGCCAAGGAGTTTCCGGAACTGTGCCGGGCCGAACGCCAGGCGATGGCCGAGGTCCTGGGCACCCACGTGCAGCGCCTGGCCACCATCGCCGACGGCGGCTACGTCTGCACCACCCATGTGCCGCTGACCAACCGGAGCATCAAGGCCGCCAAGGCCGGTAAATCCGCCGCGGTCGGAGCCGTCAAAAAACAGCAATAG
- the mptB gene encoding polyprenol phosphomannose-dependent alpha 1,6 mannosyltransferase MptB, protein MAPRRQSLSTSIAHLHGDERTVAAPLDAVELVALRRTRLFGATGTVLMAIGALGAGARPVVQDPTFGVRLLNLPSRLQTVALTMTTTGAVMMALAWLMLGRFALTSPSKPAGGPARRMSRSQLDRTLLLWMLPLLVAPPMYSKDVYSYLAQSQISRLGLDPYRIGPAPALGLDHVFTLSVPSLWRETPAPYGPLFLWIGRGISALTGENIVTAVLCHRVVVLIGVGMIVWAVPRLAARCGVAEVSALWLGAANPLLLMHLVAGIHNEALMLGLMLTGTEFALRGITAARPLLPRLWQRPDPHDWVPLAELVAGAVLITLSSQVKLPSLLALGFVTMALGWRMGGDLRAFVLAGTGMSALAVAVTGLIGWASDLGFGWVFTLGTANVVRSWMSPPTLIALGTGQVGILLGLGDHTTAVLSLTRTIGVLIIAVLVAWLLLVVFRGRLHPVGGLGVALGITVLLFPVVQPWYLVWAIIPLAAWATRASFRIAVISVTLLVGIFGPTANGDRFALFQIVDATLASAVVVLGLFLLTYRRLPWRELPAGPPEPGGSAGPDGAEPKQESPQQPTPRPASATDAYADSP, encoded by the coding sequence ATGGCACCCCGCCGGCAGTCGTTGAGCACGTCGATCGCGCATCTGCACGGCGACGAGCGCACCGTCGCCGCCCCCCTCGATGCCGTCGAACTGGTCGCACTGCGCAGGACCCGACTGTTCGGCGCCACCGGCACGGTGCTGATGGCGATCGGAGCGCTCGGTGCCGGCGCACGGCCGGTGGTGCAGGACCCGACCTTCGGAGTCCGGCTGCTGAACCTGCCGTCGCGCCTGCAGACGGTGGCCCTGACCATGACCACCACCGGCGCGGTGATGATGGCGCTGGCCTGGCTGATGTTGGGTCGCTTCGCGCTGACGTCGCCGTCGAAACCCGCCGGCGGTCCGGCCCGGCGAATGTCACGCAGCCAACTCGACCGCACCCTGCTGCTGTGGATGCTGCCGCTGCTGGTGGCCCCGCCGATGTACAGCAAGGACGTCTACTCCTATCTGGCACAGAGCCAGATCTCCCGGCTGGGCCTGGACCCGTACCGGATCGGCCCGGCCCCGGCCCTGGGACTCGACCATGTATTCACCCTGTCGGTGCCCAGTCTCTGGCGCGAGACCCCGGCCCCCTACGGGCCGCTGTTCTTGTGGATCGGTCGCGGCATCTCGGCGCTGACCGGGGAGAACATCGTCACCGCTGTGCTGTGCCACCGGGTGGTGGTGCTCATCGGCGTCGGGATGATCGTGTGGGCGGTGCCGCGGCTGGCGGCGCGCTGCGGAGTCGCCGAGGTCAGCGCCCTGTGGCTCGGGGCCGCCAACCCGCTGCTGCTGATGCATCTGGTGGCCGGCATCCACAACGAAGCCCTGATGCTCGGGCTGATGCTGACCGGCACCGAATTCGCGCTGCGCGGGATCACCGCCGCCCGGCCGTTGCTGCCGCGACTGTGGCAACGCCCGGACCCGCACGACTGGGTGCCGCTGGCCGAACTGGTGGCCGGAGCGGTGCTGATCACCCTGTCGTCGCAGGTCAAATTGCCGTCGCTGCTGGCGCTGGGCTTCGTGACCATGGCGCTGGGCTGGCGGATGGGCGGCGACCTGCGGGCGTTCGTGCTGGCCGGTACGGGCATGAGCGCGCTGGCCGTCGCGGTCACCGGACTGATCGGCTGGGCCAGCGACCTCGGATTCGGCTGGGTCTTCACCCTGGGCACCGCCAACGTGGTCCGCAGTTGGATGTCACCGCCGACCCTGATCGCGCTGGGCACCGGTCAGGTCGGGATTCTGTTGGGGCTGGGCGATCACACCACCGCCGTGCTGTCGCTGACCCGCACCATCGGCGTGCTGATCATCGCGGTGCTGGTCGCATGGCTGCTGCTGGTGGTCTTCCGCGGCCGCTTGCACCCGGTCGGCGGGCTCGGCGTCGCGCTGGGTATCACCGTGTTGCTGTTCCCGGTGGTCCAGCCGTGGTACCTGGTGTGGGCGATCATCCCGCTGGCGGCCTGGGCGACGCGGGCGAGCTTTCGGATCGCGGTGATCAGCGTGACCCTGCTGGTGGGGATCTTCGGCCCCACGGCCAACGGCGACCGATTCGCGCTGTTCCAGATCGTCGACGCCACCCTGGCCAGCGCGGTGGTGGTGCTCGGCTTGTTCCTGCTCACCTATCGGCGGCTGCCGTGGCGGGAGCTGCCGGCCGGGCCGCCCGAACCGGGCGGATCGGCGGGCCCCGACGGCGCCGAACCGAAGCAGGAGTCGCCGCAGCAGCCCACCCCCCGGCCGGCCTCGGCCACCGACGCTTACGCTGATTCTCCGTGA
- a CDS encoding ABC transporter permease produces MTQRTFAPGTFTPDPRPAGVPAMLAAQYRLELALLLRNGEQLLLTMFIPITLLIGLTLLPLGPFGDGHTERATTVLPVIMSLAVIATAFTGQAIAVAFDRRYGALKRLGATALPVWGVIAGKSLSVATVVLLQSVLLGSIGLALGWRPPVAGLMLGAVAIALGTACFAALGLLLGGSLRAEIVLAGANLLWFVFGGFSALTVETDLVPGAIRWLARLTPSGALTEALAQALSVSVDWFGIAVLVVWGVLAAVGAVRWFRFS; encoded by the coding sequence ATGACGCAGCGGACTTTCGCGCCGGGCACCTTCACCCCGGATCCGCGGCCGGCCGGGGTGCCGGCGATGCTGGCGGCGCAGTACCGGCTGGAGCTGGCGCTGCTGCTGCGCAACGGCGAACAACTGTTGTTGACGATGTTCATCCCGATCACCCTGTTGATCGGGTTGACGTTGCTGCCCCTGGGGCCGTTCGGCGACGGGCATACCGAGCGTGCCACCACGGTGCTGCCGGTGATCATGTCCCTGGCGGTGATCGCCACCGCGTTCACCGGTCAGGCCATCGCGGTGGCGTTCGACCGGCGCTACGGGGCACTGAAACGGCTGGGCGCCACCGCACTGCCGGTGTGGGGGGTGATCGCCGGTAAATCGCTGTCGGTGGCCACCGTGGTGCTGCTGCAGTCGGTGCTGCTCGGGTCCATCGGACTCGCACTGGGTTGGCGGCCGCCGGTGGCCGGGCTGATGCTGGGAGCGGTGGCCATCGCGCTGGGTACCGCGTGCTTCGCGGCGCTGGGCCTGCTGCTCGGCGGCAGCCTGCGAGCCGAGATCGTGCTGGCCGGCGCGAACCTGCTGTGGTTCGTCTTCGGCGGCTTCTCGGCGCTGACGGTGGAGACCGACCTGGTACCGGGCGCGATCCGCTGGCTCGCCCGGCTGACCCCCTCCGGCGCACTCACCGAAGCACTGGCCCAGGCCCTGAGTGTCTCGGTCGATTGGTTCGGCATCGCGGTACTGGTGGTGTGGGGCGTCTTGGCTGCGGTCGGTGCGGTGCGGTGGTTCCGCTTCAGTTGA
- a CDS encoding ABC transporter ATP-binding protein, with protein MNSGVAVRLRGVRKRYGAGPTAVEAVAGLDLEVQTAEVFALLGPNGAGKTTTVEMCEGFVRPDAGTIEVLGLDPIADNDRLRERIGVMLQGGGGYPAARAGEMLKLVASYSANPLDPQWLLDTLGLTDAARTTYRRLSGGQQQRLALACALVGRPELVFLDEPTAGMDAHARLLVWELIDALRRDGVTVVLTTHHLREAEELADRLLIIDHGTVVAAGTPTELTRRGAQGQLRFTAPPRLDPTLLVAALPEGYRVDELQPGEYLVEGGTIDPQVLSTVTAWCARMDVLATQLRVEQRSLEDVFLELTGRELRP; from the coding sequence GTGAACTCAGGTGTCGCGGTGCGCTTGCGCGGGGTGCGCAAACGCTACGGGGCCGGTCCGACCGCGGTCGAGGCGGTCGCCGGCCTCGATCTCGAGGTCCAGACCGCCGAAGTGTTCGCCCTGCTCGGCCCCAACGGCGCCGGCAAGACGACGACGGTGGAGATGTGCGAGGGCTTCGTGCGCCCGGACGCCGGAACCATCGAAGTCCTCGGCCTGGACCCGATCGCCGACAACGACCGGCTGCGGGAACGCATCGGGGTGATGTTGCAGGGCGGCGGCGGTTACCCGGCCGCGCGGGCCGGCGAGATGCTGAAGCTGGTGGCGTCGTATTCGGCGAACCCGCTGGACCCGCAGTGGCTGCTGGACACCCTCGGCCTGACCGATGCCGCACGCACCACCTACCGTCGGCTCTCCGGCGGGCAGCAGCAGCGCCTGGCGCTGGCCTGTGCACTGGTCGGCCGCCCGGAGTTGGTCTTCCTCGACGAACCGACCGCCGGCATGGACGCCCACGCCCGGCTGCTGGTCTGGGAGTTGATCGACGCGTTGCGCCGCGACGGCGTGACCGTGGTGCTCACCACCCACCATCTGCGCGAAGCCGAAGAGCTGGCCGATCGGCTGCTGATCATCGACCACGGCACGGTCGTCGCCGCGGGAACGCCGACGGAGCTGACCCGCCGGGGTGCCCAGGGGCAGCTGCGCTTCACCGCTCCCCCGCGGCTGGACCCGACCCTGCTGGTCGCCGCGCTGCCGGAGGGGTATCGAGTCGATGAACTGCAGCCCGGCGAGTATCTGGTCGAAGGCGGGACCATCGACCCGCAGGTGCTGTCCACCGTCACGGCGTGGTGCGCGCGGATGGATGTGCTGGCCACGCAGCTTCGGGTGGAGCAGCGCAGCCTCGAGGACGTGTTCTTGGAGCTGACCGGACGGGAGCTTCGGCCATGA
- a CDS encoding quinone oxidoreductase family protein — MHAVEVAATGGPEVLSYVDRPRPSPAADEVVIRTESIGVNYIDTYFRSGIYPAALPFVVGNEAAGTVVEVGSGVGSPQVGDRVVTAAARGAYAEYCTAPAALTAVLPAGIGSDVAAAALLKGVTAHYLVKSVYPVQPGDTVLLHAGAGGVGLLLTQWATALGARVITTASSPAKAELSRQAGAVEVLDYPGEDAAAFGARVRELSDGGVAVVYDGVGATTFDASLASLSVRGTLALFGAASGPVPPVDPQRLNAAGSVMLTRPNLVHFTRTAAEFGWRSGELFEAIADGTLTVTVSRHYPLADAAQAHRDLQGRRTVGSIVLDP, encoded by the coding sequence ATGCACGCCGTTGAAGTCGCCGCGACCGGTGGACCCGAGGTTTTGAGCTACGTCGACCGGCCTCGGCCCTCGCCCGCCGCCGACGAGGTGGTGATCCGCACCGAGTCGATCGGGGTCAACTACATCGACACCTATTTCCGGTCCGGGATCTACCCCGCCGCGTTGCCGTTCGTGGTCGGCAACGAGGCCGCGGGAACGGTGGTCGAGGTCGGTTCCGGCGTGGGATCACCGCAAGTGGGCGACCGGGTGGTGACGGCTGCCGCCCGCGGCGCCTATGCCGAATACTGCACGGCGCCTGCGGCTTTGACCGCTGTCCTCCCCGCGGGGATCGGCTCCGATGTGGCCGCCGCCGCACTGTTGAAGGGGGTGACGGCGCACTATCTGGTGAAATCGGTGTATCCGGTGCAGCCCGGCGACACCGTGCTGCTGCACGCCGGCGCCGGCGGGGTGGGCCTGCTGCTGACCCAGTGGGCCACCGCCCTGGGCGCCCGGGTGATCACCACGGCGTCGAGTCCGGCCAAAGCCGAGTTGTCCCGGCAAGCCGGCGCCGTCGAGGTGCTGGACTACCCCGGCGAGGACGCCGCGGCGTTCGGTGCCCGGGTGCGCGAATTGAGTGACGGCGGTGTGGCCGTGGTCTACGACGGGGTGGGTGCGACGACGTTCGACGCCAGCCTGGCCAGCCTGTCGGTGCGTGGGACGCTGGCACTGTTCGGTGCGGCCAGCGGGCCGGTGCCGCCGGTGGATCCGCAGCGGCTCAACGCGGCCGGCTCGGTCATGCTGACCCGCCCCAATCTGGTTCATTTCACCCGTACCGCCGCGGAGTTCGGTTGGCGTTCGGGTGAGTTGTTCGAGGCGATCGCCGACGGCACGCTCACGGTGACGGTGAGCCGGCATTACCCGCTGGCCGATGCCGCACAGGCGCACCGGGACCTGCAGGGCCGGCGCACGGTGGGCTCGATCGTGCTCGATCCTTAA